A window from Hemicordylus capensis ecotype Gifberg chromosome 2, rHemCap1.1.pri, whole genome shotgun sequence encodes these proteins:
- the LOC128342626 gene encoding zinc finger protein with KRAB and SCAN domains 7-like, with product MKRKAEIPEGPTAERVPKDSRNGLHVVQAGSEGERLHQVTPQWIKLEPEERQLQCWEAQLQEFLKKVESPPSRSENAEPPSDGKTSLVLSSVYQGAKEAVRLQPLSFGEGDQTASGTLKPVDQEGFRKVKEAILREGTISTEVLRQRFRDFCYQQAGGPRAACSRLQELCHGWLKPERRTKGQMLELVILEQFLSILPLEIQSWVREGQPETCGHAVALAEEFLLQHGEAEREEKQVLGTFEESGVSFSKAGQILLGPGGKSPCREIKQESNGDNRLLGAHTLMNKHSKDRQWAPSETSPHEKEDGIPGNHDGPERQMDHARNQWKNPSATGVAGDLCKTKTSARLPKGMGKHKCLICGKGFTRKSSLNRHHLIHTGVKPHKCSDCGESFYRKTNLLAHEVIHAEEESYNCSDCGESFKPTWGLVSYQRDQTGEKLYRCSVCRKSFGLGADVIRHGLVDALSKEPQGTPLIKSEYEKEEETCGNQDGPEKQVKIKTEDWQNQSVTDLGGELSKMTVPEKFYKGKRKSPCPVCGKIFATQSSVNRHQRIHTGEKPYKCSDCGKTFNQKTSLLTHQVIHTEEKPHKCADCGKSFRHAWGLTVHQRMHTGEKPFQCSICRDYFSQRAHVRRHIMRKHTREKRKTSASQLSDR from the exons ATGAAAAGGAAAGCAGAGATTCCGGAAGGCCCCACTGCTGAAAGAGTGCCCAAAGATTCCAGAAATGGCCTCCACGTTGTCCAGGCAGGGTCCGAAGGAGAACGTCTGCATCAGGTGACTCCACAGTGGATTAAACTGGAACCagaggagaggcagctgcagtGTTGGGAAGCCCAGTTGCAGGAGTTCCTGAAGAAAGTCGAGTCTCCTCCCTCCAGGTCAGAAAACGCAGAGCCCCCCTCAGACGGCAAGACTTCTCTTGTTCTTTCTAGCGTCTACCAGGGTGCAAAGGAGGCGGTGAGGCTCCAGCCACTCAGCTTTGGAGAGGGAGACCAAACAGCCTCTGGGACCTTGAAACCGGTAGATCAAGAGGGATTCCGGAAAGTGAAGGAGGCGATTCTGAGGGAGGGGACCATCAGCACTGAGGTCCTGCGCCAGCGTTTCCGGGACTTCTGCTACCAGCAGGCAGGAGGGCCGAGAGCAGCTTgcagccgcctccaggaacttTGCCACGGGTGGCTGAAGCCGGAAAGGCGCACCAAGGGGCAGATGCTGgagctggtgatcctggagcagttcctcaGCATCCTGCCCTTGGAGATCCAGAGCTGGGTGAGGGAAGGTCAGCCAGAGACCTGTGGCCATGCGGTGGCCCTGGCTGAGGAGTTCCTGCTCCAGCACGGAGAGGCCGAGAGGGAGGAGAAACAG GTATTGGGAACATTTGAGGAGTCCGGTGTGAGTTTCTCCAAAGCAGGCCAGATCCTGCTGGGTCCTGGGGGGAAAAGTCCCTGCAGAGAGATCAAGCAGGAGAGCAATGGAGATAACCGTTTGCTAG GAGCCCATACATTGATGAATAAGCACAGTAAGGACCGGCAGTGGGCACCCTCAGAAACATCACCACATGAGAAGGAGGATGGAATCCCAGGCAATCATGATGGACCAGAAAGACAGATGGATCATGCGAGAAATCAGTGGAAGAATCCATCTGCGACAGGGGTGGCTGGTGATCTTTGCAAAACGAAGACCTCTGCAAGATTACCCAAAGGGATGGGAAAGCATAAATGCCTGATTTGTGGGAAAGGCTTCACTCGAAAATCGAGCTTGAACAGGCATCACCTTATTCACACAGGAGTGAAGCCCCATAAATGTTCTGATTGTGGGGAAAGTTTTTATCGGAAAACCAACCTCCTTGCCCACGAGGTCATCCATGCAGAAGAGGAATCATATAACTGCTCAGACTGTGGGGAAAGCTTCAAGCCCACGTGGGGCCTGGTTTCATACCAGAGAGATCAGACAGGAGAGAAGCTCTACAGATGTTCTGTCTGTAGAAAAAGCTTCGGTCTGGGAGCAGATGTTATCAGACATGGACTTGTGGATGCGCTTAGTAAGGAACCACAGGGGACACCCTTGATAAAATCAGAGTATGAAAAGGAGGAAGAAACCTGTGGGAATCAAGATGGACCAGAGAAGCAGGTAAAAATCAAAACAGAGGACTGGCAGAATCAGTCAGTTACAGACCTGGGTGGCGAACTTAGCAAAATGACAGTCCCCGAAAAATTCtacaaaggaaagagaaagagcccATGCCCTGTGTGTGGGAAAATCTTTGCGACGCAATCAAGTGTTAACaggcaccagagaatccacacaggagaaaagccGTATAAATGCTCAGATTGTGGGAAAACATTTAATCAGAAAACAAGCCTCTTGACCCATCAAGTCATCCACACAGAGGAGAAGCCACACAAATGCGCAGACTGCGGGAAAAGCTTCAGGCATGCATGGGGCCTGACGGTGCACCAGAGGATGCACACGGGTGAGAAGCCGTTCCAGTGCTCCATCTGTAGGGACTacttcagccagagagcacatGTTCGCAGGCATATCATGAGGAAGCACACGAGAGAGAAACGAAAGACCAGTGCTTCTCAGCTGTCTGATCGCTGA